TTCCCTTGCCATGTTCACTGCTTTGATGACGGGCGCAGTAGTTCCCTGGGGAACTTCGCTGACAATTGCCGGTCATCAATATTCTTTGCAGGTTGCGGATGTGAACATCGGAATTCTTTATCTGCTAAGTGTTACTTCAGTTGGAGTTTACGGAATTATGATTGGCGGCTGGGCTTCCAATAATAAATTCGCACTGCTTGGCGCGCTGCGTGCTTCCTCTCAAATGATTTCTTATGAAGTAGCGCTTGGGCTTTCAATCATTGCGCTCATTATGACCACGGGAACTTTGAGCATTGGCGAGATTTCCGCTCAGCAGAATGGCTGGCACTGGAATATTTTATATCAGCCGTTAGGATTTTTAATTTTCATCATCTGCGCTTTTGCCGAAACCAACCGCGCTCCTTTTGATCTTCCTGAATGCGAAAGCGAATTGATTGGTGGTTATCATACCGAATATTCTTCCATGAAACTCGGATTTTATCTTTTTGCCGAATACACCAATATGTTTATTTCTTCTGCCATAATTGCCACACTTTATTTTGGCGGATACAACATGCCGTTCCTCGGCCGGTTTGTTCATGATCCGAATATGCTTGCGTTGCTCGGAACATTTTTCTTTTTCTGCAAAATATGTTTCTTCATTTTTGTTTTCATGTGGGTACGATGGACTCTTCCGCGTTTCCGCTATGACCAACTGATGAATCTGGGATGGAAAGGTTTGATTCCACTTGCTATTTTGAATATTGCGATAACCGGAGTAACAATGTGCCGTCACGAAATCTATAATTACTTTTTCAAGTAGAACAATGCAGGTGCTGACAAATAGAAGTAAAGTAGTAAGCAACAAGGAAATGACCTTGATGGAGAGAATTTATCTCCCTGCAATTTTGGGCGGCATGATGATCACCTTAGGACACTTCTTCAGAAAGAAACATACATTTCAGTATCCCGAAATGAAACGCCCTTTTGCACCTCTTTACAGAGGAATGCATGTTCTTAAGCGAGATGAAAACGGGGCCGAGCGCTGCACTGCCTGCGGGCTTTGTGCCGTTGCCTGTCCTGCCGAAGCCATAACAATGACAGCCGCAGAACGAAAACCCGGAGAAGAAAAATTGTATCGTGAAGAAAAATACGCCAGTGTTTACGAAATTAATATGCTGCGTTGCATTTTTTGCGGTGATTGCGAAGAAGCATGCCCGAAAGAATCAATCTTTCTTACGGACAGGCTTGTTCCTTCCGATTC
This is a stretch of genomic DNA from Bacteroidota bacterium. It encodes these proteins:
- the nuoH gene encoding NADH-quinone oxidoreductase subunit NuoH, which produces MMLEYIIYKAILVVIIFCITLVAAMYSTYAERKIAGFIQDRLGPNRAGWFGIFQPIADGVKMFMKEEMIPDVSNKFLFILGPSLAMFTALMTGAVVPWGTSLTIAGHQYSLQVADVNIGILYLLSVTSVGVYGIMIGGWASNNKFALLGALRASSQMISYEVALGLSIIALIMTTGTLSIGEISAQQNGWHWNILYQPLGFLIFIICAFAETNRAPFDLPECESELIGGYHTEYSSMKLGFYLFAEYTNMFISSAIIATLYFGGYNMPFLGRFVHDPNMLALLGTFFFFCKICFFIFVFMWVRWTLPRFRYDQLMNLGWKGLIPLAILNIAITGVTMCRHEIYNYFFK
- a CDS encoding NADH-quinone oxidoreductase subunit I, with product MQVLTNRSKVVSNKEMTLMERIYLPAILGGMMITLGHFFRKKHTFQYPEMKRPFAPLYRGMHVLKRDENGAERCTACGLCAVACPAEAITMTAAERKPGEEKLYREEKYASVYEINMLRCIFCGDCEEACPKESIFLTDRLVPSDSLRQRFVYGKDLLVEPMEENKRVDISKRQTKEVLEFKKNKELQHNK